In the Leifsonia sp. 466MF genome, one interval contains:
- a CDS encoding class I adenylate-forming enzyme family protein — MTLTDPTSHAGIQPNTEYDPSTLRAVFEQHFTYASAVERNTHRYASRVAITDPPSGRSWTYAELGQVTGSLVAGLAERGVGVGDIVAYQLMNTPEFAFLYVAAQGLRAVSSPMNFRLAPGETAHILDDSRPAVFVYDAAASGSVRTALELAAHRPAVLAAVGDGPLLDGAIRFEELLAADAPSFRAPEGASVWDETSRLYTSGTTGMPKAVPLTSLNEVLTAHDVIMHFPLAPTDRTMNMSPWFHRGGNYCAGPNTAFYVGAEVVTLPRFDPDTVLDGIQEYALTYVIGAPTNLERLADAQEAHPRDLSSLHGIVTMGAPLDRAAALRYQRVLTPRIANGYGTTEAFWNTYLRPEDLPDAAGAAGRACLDDDVAVVKVSGDDRVAAPGDLAAKDGHEIGEVIMRSVKSGYAYMHNPEEEGRKFRDGWMYPGDLASWDENEIVTIVGRKDDMIISGGENVHPVQVEEALAAHPDVADSIVVGLPDDEWGEIVVAYVQPRPGRLADAQAAARELDAHCRASVSLADYKRPRRYAFVTELPYTATGKKQHFVLREQSSRDAEEGRFVTP; from the coding sequence ATGACCCTCACCGACCCGACATCGCACGCCGGCATCCAGCCGAACACCGAGTACGACCCGAGCACCCTGCGTGCCGTCTTCGAGCAGCACTTCACCTACGCCTCGGCGGTGGAACGCAACACGCACCGGTACGCCTCGCGCGTCGCGATCACCGATCCCCCGTCCGGACGGAGCTGGACCTACGCCGAGCTCGGACAGGTGACGGGAAGCCTCGTAGCCGGACTCGCCGAGCGCGGGGTGGGCGTCGGCGACATCGTCGCCTACCAGCTGATGAACACTCCGGAGTTCGCGTTCCTGTACGTCGCCGCGCAGGGCCTCCGCGCGGTCAGCTCCCCGATGAACTTCCGGCTGGCGCCGGGCGAGACGGCGCACATCCTCGACGACTCCCGTCCTGCGGTCTTCGTCTACGACGCCGCCGCGAGCGGCAGCGTCCGGACCGCCCTGGAGCTGGCCGCCCATCGTCCGGCCGTTCTCGCGGCGGTCGGTGACGGTCCTCTGCTCGACGGCGCCATCCGCTTCGAGGAGCTTCTGGCCGCCGACGCCCCGTCGTTCCGCGCCCCCGAGGGCGCGAGCGTGTGGGACGAGACCTCGCGCCTCTACACCAGCGGCACGACGGGGATGCCCAAGGCGGTTCCCCTGACGAGCCTCAACGAGGTGCTCACCGCGCACGACGTGATCATGCACTTCCCCCTCGCACCGACGGACCGGACGATGAACATGTCACCGTGGTTCCACCGCGGCGGCAATTACTGCGCCGGCCCGAACACCGCGTTCTACGTCGGAGCCGAGGTCGTCACGTTGCCGCGCTTCGACCCGGACACGGTGCTCGACGGTATCCAGGAGTACGCGCTGACCTACGTGATCGGCGCCCCCACCAATCTGGAGCGACTGGCCGACGCGCAGGAGGCGCACCCGCGCGACCTGTCGTCGCTGCACGGCATCGTCACGATGGGAGCCCCGCTCGATCGCGCGGCGGCGCTGCGCTACCAGCGGGTGCTCACGCCCCGCATCGCCAACGGGTACGGCACGACCGAGGCCTTCTGGAACACCTACCTGCGGCCCGAGGACCTGCCGGACGCCGCCGGGGCCGCCGGCCGGGCCTGCCTAGACGACGACGTCGCGGTGGTGAAGGTGTCCGGCGACGACCGCGTCGCCGCTCCCGGCGACCTCGCCGCGAAGGACGGCCACGAGATCGGCGAGGTCATCATGCGGAGCGTGAAGAGCGGATACGCCTACATGCACAATCCGGAGGAGGAGGGCCGCAAGTTCCGCGACGGGTGGATGTACCCGGGCGACCTGGCGAGCTGGGACGAGAACGAGATCGTGACGATCGTGGGCCGCAAGGACGACATGATCATCTCCGGCGGCGAGAACGTGCATCCCGTCCAGGTGGAGGAGGCGCTCGCCGCGCATCCCGATGTCGCCGACAGCATCGTGGTCGGCCTGCCGGACGACGAGTGGGGCGAGATCGTCGTCGCCTACGTCCAGCCGCGCCCGGGACGATTGGCGGACGCGCAGGCGGCGGCCCGGGAGTTGGATGCGCACTGCCGGGCGAGCGTCTCGCTGGCCGACTACAAGCGCCCGCGGCGATACGCCTTCGTCACCGAGCTCCCGTACACTGCGACCGGCAAGAAGCAGCATTTCGTGCTGCGCGAGCAGTCGAGCCGCGATGCGGAGGAGGGTCGGTTCGTGACTCCGTGA
- a CDS encoding SDR family oxidoreductase, producing MACPSVSVLTARRYADPRRRSIRCAAPAVPEGPSDGSRLSSETTEAPTNNSPDPDDQAVRPRNEPRRALVTGGSRGIGRRIAETLAAEGMDVVLTFRREADAAAEVVDAITAAGGSARAYRLELESEEDIDRLFADEFPDGTPLDVLVASAAASAFRPAAELTSRHLERSWATNVRSFVLLAQRAAERMRGGADGPVRGRTGGRIIAVTSYGSHRAFPLYGAIGSDKAAVESWVRHLAAEFGRDGITVNAVNGGLIDTDSLHFFYGNAGVPDLDVMTSRIPLGHVGTADDIAEAVRFLASPAAGYITGHTLVVDGGLTVVAPPFWSELDRDASPTDPRRSRRPPDA from the coding sequence ATTGCGTGTCCTTCCGTTTCTGTCCTGACCGCGCGACGGTACGCCGATCCTCGGCGGAGGTCCATCCGGTGTGCCGCACCCGCCGTACCGGAGGGACCCTCCGACGGTTCTAGACTGTCCTCCGAAACCACGGAGGCCCCCACGAACAACTCCCCGGATCCCGACGACCAGGCCGTACGCCCGCGGAACGAGCCGCGACGCGCGCTGGTCACCGGCGGCTCGCGCGGCATCGGCCGCAGGATCGCGGAGACGCTGGCCGCCGAGGGGATGGACGTGGTGCTGACGTTCCGTCGGGAGGCGGACGCGGCCGCCGAGGTCGTCGACGCGATCACCGCGGCCGGCGGCTCGGCCCGGGCCTACCGCCTCGAGCTGGAGAGCGAAGAGGACATCGACCGCCTGTTCGCGGACGAGTTCCCGGACGGGACGCCCCTCGACGTGCTCGTCGCCAGCGCGGCGGCGTCCGCATTCCGCCCGGCGGCCGAGCTGACCTCGCGGCACCTGGAACGGTCGTGGGCGACCAACGTCCGCTCCTTCGTGCTGCTCGCCCAGCGAGCGGCCGAGCGGATGCGCGGCGGCGCGGACGGACCAGTGCGCGGACGGACGGGCGGCCGCATCATCGCCGTCACGAGCTACGGCAGCCACCGGGCGTTCCCGCTGTACGGCGCCATCGGCTCCGACAAGGCGGCCGTCGAGTCGTGGGTCCGCCACCTCGCCGCCGAGTTCGGCCGCGACGGCATCACGGTGAACGCCGTGAACGGCGGCCTCATCGACACCGACTCGCTGCACTTCTTCTACGGGAACGCCGGCGTCCCCGACCTCGACGTGATGACCTCCCGCATCCCCCTCGGCCACGTCGGCACCGCGGACGACATCGCCGAGGCCGTCCGCTTCCTGGCCTCCCCCGCCGCCGGGTACATCACCGGCCACACCCTCGTCGTCGACGGTGGACTCACCGTCGTCGCACCCCCGTTCTGGTCGGAGCTCGACCGGGACGCCTCCCCCACCGATCCGAGACGGAGTCGACGCCCACCGGACGCCTGA